A stretch of DNA from Diospyros lotus cultivar Yz01 chromosome 14, ASM1463336v1, whole genome shotgun sequence:
GAAAACTAGTCTTGCAGCATTCAAATGTCACTGCATATGCATATTACAGACATGAGCACATAATACCATTTTATCGCACCAGTCACCATtatattttctctaaatttcATATTACCATTGCTTGCTTGTCTGTAGTTTGAGCTGGCAGGGGATTCTTTTTGTGCATGTGTAGGTCGAGGCAGAATGCTTCTATTACTTAAGACTTAAATGGCTTTTtccaaattataaattatttctgcTTGCGCATATTGCTGGCAATTATCTTCTaatatgaagtttttttttGCAGCTTTAAAGAAGGTGCAGCTTCTGAAAATATGGTAGGTTCAGGAGACTAATTTATGGTTGCTAATTCTGTTGCTTTATTAGATTTTTCCTGCTGTCTGAAAAtgtatcattttaaaattttaggtgAAGTCAAAACATGGTCCCAAGAAGCATACCATTGGAATGCAAGGACCAGGGAAATTGATGAAGCGTAGTTCTGGTTGCACACAGGCATGTCCTCATCTAGCCTACTATGAAATTGCTTTTTCCTTCTGCTATATTAGTGCAATACTCAATTATTTCGGCATTGAAATTGGAAAGGACATTATCCAGTTCATGGTTATAAAGTTCCActgtttttcaataaaaaatttgtgaTAGTCAAAATGAAAAAATCTGTGGATTATTTGACTAGGTCTTGGCCTTGATCCCACTATGTAGAGTTGGCGACATGAATTCCAGGTTAtcaatcatttctatttatgtCATTATCTTTTGTAAGTCCCATATCATACTAAGAGGCtcccaccaaatttttcttgatttttctcaaCCTATTTTGCTAAAGACTTTTTCTATTCTATCCATTCTCCTCACAAAAGACTCTATTggtcttttttgttttttgttttttttttcaaataatcataATCTTATCTTACTTTCAATAGGTCCACTGTGACTTTATTAcgaatatttctaattttctctttcATCATATAGATGCACATCTATTTTAACATCCCTTATTATCTTTATTAAGCTCATATTTTGTGCATGTCAATCCTTTACTATCCAATATTTGTGCTATGCAACAAAAGTTAGTCTTATagttgttttataaaattttctttttagctttAACAAAATCTTTATCACATAAAATGACACACACTTTCATTTTAACCACCTTCTCTTTAATTCTATGGGTACTCATTAATCTCTCCCAATTTTCTGGATGGTTGATCCAATACATCTAAACTTATCTTTTCTTAAGATGACTTGATCTTGAAGTTTCACCATAATGTCATCTGCATTTATATTTGTACTAAAATTGCATTCAATATatatctgatttttaatttactcGAGTTAAAATCCCTAGATTTTAAAATGTTCCtccatatttcaaaatattcacTCCTTTTGACTCATTCACCAAGACAATGTTATATGCAAATAGTATTTACTAAGCATCTCTGCCTGGATATTAGTTCATCAATTACTAGGGAAAAAAGATAAgagcttaattttttattcttggtCTTCGTTTTGTATCACTTTTCTACCCCTTTTTTTATATGGAGAATagaaatttattaaagaaagaaaaaagagaacgGAAAAGAAGAAAGTAATGGAATACATAAGTTTAGTGATAACAGTTAAATACTCCCGTAAGCTTCATCTGACAACAGTGTTGTATGTTGCTTACTGAAGCCCGTGGCTAAAATTGGAGGCTTGACTCCATCTCTTCCAAAGCCACCAAACGCTATTGGCAGACCTAATCCCATCTTGCCAGCAGCACCAAAGAAGGCTTATTTAAGTTCCAAGGATGTAAAAATGGGAAATGAGAAAGCAAAATGTGCCTCTGGTAAGTAGACTGTAACTGATTGCTTCTTATCatcaacaatattatatatatatatatatatatttttttttctagttctATATCCTAATACAATTTTGAGTAGTTGTTACAGCTCAAGATAAAATGATTCCGGTGTCAAAGACACCCGGGGACGCTGGTTCTGGCAGGACTGTGCCTAAGCTTGCTGGATCTTTGAAATCACCTTCTATGAGGTCCTCAGCCGTAACCAGAAAAGACCCACCAAGATCATCTTCCTCATCTAGTAGTTTTCACAGTCAATCATCTTCAGATGTTGTTGGCGTATCTCCTGTGAAATCTAATAGGAGGAGGATTGGTTCCAGAACTGTTAATCAAGCATCTTCCAGTTTGGCCCTCAAAACACCTTCAAAGGTTGCATTGAAGCAAAAAGGACAGGCTGATCTCCCAGCTAAATTAATGTCACCAAAGCTCTCTTCTAATATTTCTCCTGCTAGTTCTATTAGCGAATGGTCCTTAGAATCATCTTCATCAACTTCTGCTGTCAGTAGGAGGTCTGATATTTCAAGGGCTAGCTTTAGTGCTAGCTCTCCTCGCAGATCCCTCAATGTGAATGCCTCTTCTGGTCTGGATAATCGTAACCAATCTGTCAATCAAATCTCAGATATGCATGAACATAAGGCAGCTCGACTATCCAGTGAAAATCTGAAGACATTTCCCAGGCAGGCTGGTGCATCAACTAGTGTAAAACCTACAGGTCTGCGGATGCCATCGCCAAAGATTGGGTTTTTTGATGGggtgagtttttatttttactatcacaACTCACAAGAGCTTGTTCTCATTTCCAAGTCTTATTGGGTCCGTTTTTTCTATGAAAAGTTGATGCAATGAGACCAACGCATTGTTgcttaattttagaatttagttTTTTGGGAAAGTATTGTCAGAATGGGAATTTATGTCATGCAGGTGAAATCTGTGGTTCGTACCCCGTATGGGACTATGCAACCTTCTTCTGGCATACCAGCTGGTCCAAAAACTGGAGTCAGAAACAGCAGTCCAAGTGGAGGCTCAAACAAGGCAAAGCCTGCGAAGCTTCAACCTAAAAGAACAGTTGGAGCAATTGGGAACACGAGGCCTGATGTCCAGAAACCTGCTTTGACTGTGCCATCTAAGAAACCCTCAAAAGCTTCCACAAAGGTCTCTAATGTTTCTGGGGATGCAAAGAAATGCATTAGCATACCACATGAAGTCCAGAATGGAACAGAGGGAGAAAATCAAGTAAACGTCGACCAAAAGGGAACTGAAGGATATGATAGAGATAAGGATGTTCCTGAGATTGGCCAGGATGCTGGAAAGACTGGAAGTCTAGGTGTGTTGAAGGGTGAAATAGACTTGGAAGAACAAGGTAATGCAAACTCAAAGGATACCGAGATTTCTCCTGTTGAATGCATAATGCCATCTGAAGAAGCGGATGAAGCTACAATTTCTAGCATACAGCATCTCAACAAGAGTTGGGATTCACCTTATAGAAgcaatgaaaaacaaaatggcCATCGTGAGAAACATGTTGATGGTTTGAGTACAGATGCTGTAGTAATCACCTCAGAACAGGAGCCACAGAAAGATTTGGTTTGCAATTCCATTGCTCAAACTAAACTTGCTGGGCCAGATTTCAGTGCTCCAGAGCCGTCATGTTCCGAAGAGCTACATGTATCGGCATCCATTCTGATGATTCCTTCTCTTGTGGGATCATCTGAAACCAAGGTCGCCAGCACAAGGACTCCTTTTTTAGTAAAGAACTCTTTGTGTAACAGCGAGGAAGATGTTTCAAGGAGATTGAGCAATGGGGCAATAGACAAGAAAGCATCCATCCCTCCTTCAGAGAGTGCCCAGATTGAGAACATTTGAAAACAGTGGTCATGCAGCATGTTTCTTGAAGGTACATCCATATTTAGCTGTCAAAACATTCATATTAACCAGAATGTAGAAGTGTTAGATCAGGTGCTGTTTTGAGACTTGATTCAATAGTACCTGAAacaaatccaatttagttctCCTCTTTCAAGTTTCTTTGCACCAAGCATTCCGTTACAATTTCTTTTGAACCAGTTATATTTGGCATGGAGTTGCTTCGTAAGGAAGCATTTATTAGGAGAGAGACGcagaaatgaaatgatttggTAGATTTTCTTAGTCTCTCTAGTtgggaagacaaaaaaaaaaaaaaaaggtcccAAGTGCTATATCGGGCGTTTCCTCCCAGAAATTTTTGTATGTAAATAGGAGTTATTTAATGGATGATTCTTTCCTCTCCCGCCACTTAATATTACCATTGATGGATTGTTTGTCAAATTTGAGTCcgctttggtttttttttttttttaataaataattctattttttctgtCGGATATGTATTACTGcccccaaatatttttattgggtGGTAAGATATTGGAGAACACAGTTTGGAAATAAAGTGTAATGCATATATacctttaataaaaataaaacgtatttattaattgaaaaaccCAGTTTTTATTTACagccaaaataatttttacttgtatttttgtaGGCCAATTAGGCAAAATGACAAGCCCCCAGTACCAAATGTTACCCATTTGGTTATATAAACCAATTGCAAATATTACTTCCAAGAACAAAAAAGGCTTCAAAATGCAGGTCACCACCAAAGCCCGGCGCCATTGATTTAGTGCAACCTAACTAACTCAATTAGTATCTCAATACAACTACTTTAATCAGGACTTGAACTACGATCACCACCCATGCTTCGTTCTGGAAGAGCAGACGAAAGCCATGAACAATCTAACCAGCCTCAAGTGCAATTTAACACCGTACTCTGATCAGACCAACTACTGACTAGCCCCATGTTCAGTTCCAATGATCTCTACACGAGAATGCCATGCTCTCTATCTAGAcgcatttttgttgttttgagtccGACAAATTTTATGCCTTTATCTGGGATTGGCCGGCTATAAATAGAAATCCACATGCAGAGTCTCCATCTAAGCATCTCTAACTAAATTCAAACGCCAGGTAATGGGCGGCCCTTTCGGTAAGTGATGCATTAACAGGGCATATAACCCCATGAACtataaccaaaaacaaaaaaaagtcaGACCTACAACATGGCTTGATATTGAAAAATAGGTTTGGGTAGCAATACAATTAACTGGAAAGCCGGCAATAGATTGTTCAAAAGTTCTGTTCAAACAGTCAAGATTACCATGCCATTCAAAGAAAACTATCAAAAAGATAATTAAGAAGCAGAATTCTCCTCCCAAAAAACTAAGACCttggtttctcttttttctccttGAAGAGAGCCAGAAGAGACACACCTGACACCTTAACCACCTTAAATCTAACACCAGGAATATCTCCAACTGCATGTCCCTTACGACCAAATCCGGCAATCAACACTTCATCCTACAGAAAGAGCAAAGAGGTATTGAAAGGATAAGTTATCAAGAACACTGTTAAATGCCTATAACATAGATGCTTCTGAAGAGTACATACATTCTCTTCTATATAGTTTAAGCAACCATCATTTGGGACAAACGCAGGCGATCTTCTTCCCGTTCTTAATTAGTTGAACCCTAGCACATTTCCGGATGGCAGAGTTTGGCTGCTTAGCCTCAATACCTCTGTAAATCTCAGTCAGCAATTTCTCAGGTCAAATACTACATGCAATGATCACAGGATGAAGAGGGAAGTAAACAAAAGAACATTAAAAGATGCTTACATCTTCTCAAGGACAATGCCTTTGGCATGGGAAGACCCAGCAAATGGCTTCTTCCACTCATTGCCAAGATGGGATTTCTTATATGCCTTGTCGGCCCACCTTTGCCTTCTACGGTGGGACTTCAATTTGCGACCAGCTCCCATACCACGCGTCTTACTGCAATACAACAAATTCTCACATTTACAAATCCAGCGCATGTATCTAATGGGTTAATGCAAATACAAGTTTGAACAATCCAGTTATGTGCTGGTTTGTATCGAACCCCATGTTTCAGTTGAGATTTTATAATTCCTTATGCATTGGGTTAGTTGAATATTACTCTTTCTTTATAGAATtatctaaaaacaaaaatactatACCATCTTCATCTTAGGTTCTGCCTATTTCAGAGAAATATTCATATTCAGAGTCAGAGCCATTAAAATTGCCTATCATTTTACAAATAAACAACATTGATAATTTTGAGGTTAAAACTACGACAGAATCAATTATCCATTTGGCTACGTCTATTACAGGATTACACTGTTCACATCTCATCTCAGTCTGTCATTAGAAGTAAAAGCTTACAATTACAATGCATCAAGTTCGGCCAACAGTTGGGCTATACAAGAGGTAAGCAAGACAGGCATTGTGGAACACTTAAGCAAGAGGTAagctctctcttctcttctcccaaGTTTTTTCAGCAACCAAACATGTGGAACAGTTAAGGAAATCCCCAACCCATGACCTAAAACTCAAACAGGCAGTATCTAACTTGGAAAAACGACCAATTTACCAGAACACAACCTGAAGTTCAAACCCTAAAACTACACAAAGGTACACGCAcacaaacatacatatatagtcGCATCTAATGGATATGTGTATAGATGAGAATTGAGAGTGGGTGGGCGTACCCCATGGCTGCTGAAAGGAAGTCCTTCGACTGCAACTAGGGTTTCGACGGGAGAATGGAGGATGCTGAAGATGAGAAGCCGCCTTGCCAAAACCCTAGCCTCCAGAGCTCGCCGATGACCCctcgtgtgtgtgtatatattggTGACCCGCAAGCAGTTCAGGGTTTATGCAAGTAGGCCGGTTAAGGCCCACAGGCCCGCCCAACTTTCCGGGTTTGGGCCGTTAAGTTTATGGTATAAAAGCCCAAGTTAATTATAGAAACATTCATTGTAGCATCTTGATTTCTTAGAGAATTCATTTAAGTTTCCGAGCTCATTTGTCATCTCATTTGAAATGTAATGAAAATGAGCCTCCACGAAACCCCCATTACATGTAATGGTTTAATTAAGTCCCAATTAAATAAGTCAACAGGTCTTAAACTCCTCTATTTAGTGTTGAGATGGTAGATAGAATAAtagatttttaaatattttggtaGGTCGTGTACTTTTAATTActttgtgaaaaaaaattatattaattgaatTGTTATAATACTACATATGATAAAAGACTAGTAGACTGAAATGAGTAAATTAAATGAAGCTTGTAACAAAAGAGTGATAAAAAGACTAAAGAAAACTTAGCCCTTAAACATGACAAGAAAATATAATAGTTTTGCAGAGGATATGATTAtggataaaaatattcaaaaatttaggaTACATATACTCGATCTCACACCggaattaatataaaaatgattATTGTTATATCATGCCATTAAAATAACACGCTATAGCTATTACAATGATTATTACAAAACCCAAATAGAGTATTACTGGAGTGTGTTAAAAGCGAGAAGTGGCAAATTGTCTATTTCCTTATATGCAGGGTGCACAGTGCAAAGTGCAAACTTACTGACCAAATTAATCTTCTCACAATGCCACCTTTACATTTTATCCTAACAGCAAGGACACAGAGCTTCTATTCCCAAACATGCAACTGCATCTCATACATTTTCTTATAGAGCACGCGGACCTGATGCTTTACTATAATAaacagaaaatagaaagaatatAACACTTGCAGAATCCACCAAAAACTGCCATATCTGGCAGGGGTAAGACGAATGAAACACTAGGAGTTCATCCATTTCCAGTAGCTGTACAGACTCTGAGAATGGTTTTTGCTGCGACAAAAACCCGGCACTCTGCAGCAACGAAAACCTGTTAAGAAAGAGAGACTTATCATCGTTTGACAGGATAAAGGAGAAGCAAAGAAAGTGATGGGTGGAAGAGGTACATACGTACTGCCAGGCCATGGCTACTTTTGGCCCATCTTCAACAGGACACCGATCTTCTTCAACATGttactatttttcttcttgGCTGATTCATCGTCCGTGTCTTCTGAGAAAGGCAAACCTAGCTCTCCCCCGATGGATTGGCCGTTGCTGTCAAGAGAACCGGTTAAGTCCACAAACTTGGCATTTTTCCCTGTTGAAAGCATAGCTATGGCTGCCTCGGCTGCCTTCCTCCACTGGTCTGACTGCACCTTTAATCTCCTTAACTCGACTTCCAACTCTGAATTTGAGGTTTGTGCTGCATCCAGCTCCTCAGTAACTTGAGCAGCTCTTCGGCTGCTTTTATCCGCCTCCTCTGTTAAATAGCCCAGTTTCAACAAGGCTTCTTGTTCTGCAGCTCGAGCTGCTTCTGCTAAAGCAAGGGCTGCTTCGTTTGCTTTGTTGAGCCCTGTTTCCCGGTCTATTATTCCTGACTTCAGCATCTTATTTTCCTCGGTTACACTCTGCAATTCTGTTTCTTTGTCCAATAAAACCGCCTTCAAATGTGACAAATCCAACTCAAACTTCTTCATCTCCGTTTCAAGTTTAGATTCCCTTTCACTAGTCTGATTTTCCTCAATCTTTTGACTGACTCTCTCATTCTCCTCCAAAATACTCTGCAGTTTAGTTTCCTTAGCCATCAgcttagcatttaattcttCAATCTCGGCTTTTGCCTTCTTCAAATTTGATTCCAGTTCAGCTTCTCTCAATGATGACTCTGATTTAGACTCCTCTGCTAGTTCTTGAGCACGTCTAATCTCCAATGTGCTTTGGATATACTGCTCATGGTACCTTCTCTCAGCTGCATCCAGAGCAGATCTTAATTGACCTACTTCAAATTTGACATGATTAAGTTCCGCTCTGAGCTGAACCGAATCATCATGTTCTCCATTTCCCGAGACAGAATCAGTATTCCTTAAAGGATCTGATGAACTATTGCTGGTATTATTACCTAGATCAGACTGGAGCTTGCCAACGAGTTCCTCCAATGAATTAACTCGGGCTTTTGACTGCTCCAATTCCACAACCAAGGATCTGTTCGCTTCCAAGGCTTTAAGATTTTCTGACCTGAGAGTCTCTTCAGTTGTCTTTGCAACTTCCAGTTGGACCTTCGCATCAGTTGCAGTTTTTAAGGCTTGAGCTTCAGATTCTTTACAATCAGCAAGCTGGGCTTTCAGCTCTTCTACGAGGGACAGAGTTTCTTTGAGCTCCATTTGTAAATTTTGTATCTTAGAATGTGCTGATTCTGCATACCTAGCCTGGACAGCTTCAGATTCAGCCACCCTTTCAAGCTGGATCTTGAGCTTCTGTATCTCGTTCAAAGTAGAGGCTAAGGCAGCAGAATCCATAGAGTGCTGCTTCTGGACAGCCTCAAGTTCAGACTGCCATGCTCGATCTCGCTCCTGGGAGATCTTACGGAGCTCTTGGATCCTTTCGTCATCACAAGCAGAAAGTTCCATCAGCTGCTTTTGGGACTCCCCAAACATTGTTGTCATGACTGCCAACTGCTTCTTGGCCTCTTCAGCCTCTTGTCGAGCCTGCTTTTTCCTCGATTCAGATGAACTCAACTGGTTCTTTGCATTCTTCAGTTCCTCCTGGAGCTGAGTAAGCTGTGATTCTATTTCAGACATTTTGTTTGTACGCTTCTTCTGAAACTCAAAACCAGGGAGCAGAATAAATGGGTCAACAGCAGCAATACATATTCTTATATATGTactcatatatgtatataatgatgcataaataacaaaaattgaataagaaactgtccaaatttaatataactGACAAAACACAAATTAGGGATACGCACACAAGTTAGAGTGATAACATGGGCAATCTGTAGTGGCTCAATCCAAAAGGTTGTTTGGTAAAGAGAATAGACCAGTAATCTGCACAGAGCTCAAAAAGTTGGAATGCCGCCGCTTTGTTGAGAAAGACAACTCCCAGTTTATATTATCTTCAAAACTTATGAAATAGCGGGGATGGAGCGACAGAAGTTTTGAGAATTGAAGAGAAGGTCACGGCAAGATGAGCCGTTTATCATTACGATAGGTGTCAAGTGGAAATACAGTGATGTATgctataatttttatcttatcattttttttctgaTTCAAAAGCCATCAAAAtgatgaagaaaataagaatcaaCCTACGAATTGACCAGAACATTACAGCATTGGTGACACAAAATAGCCCAATCAGTAATATGATGAGAAGTTCACCATACTTGGTCTTGCCCATCCTTGAAAGAAACATTACAGCATTGCACAAGATAGCCCATGTTAGGATTTTTACTATTGACAAATGTGAACAAAACTTGGGTTCATAGCCCTTATAATTTGTAAAAGGTGCAAGGAATGCTAAAACTTGGATTGAGAAATCCAATTACAAAAATGTGTTGAAATTAGGACATTGCAGTGCATTCAAACGAAGTTCCAGGGCATTCAAACACTACCGTTCACATTCTCAGCCAGTGCTGCAATGGCCACAAATGAATCAGAGACCTTGAGAGCAAGTATTTTTTACTGCAATAATAATACATTCAAAAGTCTCATAACCCTGTTCAAGCCCCAGTCTGGAAGACTGACTTATCAGATCTTTCAAGcattaaaaatttgttattcaAGCCCCAGGCATTTTTGGAAGCAAAAAAGTTCAAAACTGTAGAAGTCTGGGTCTGTTTGAAAGACAGAGGTAGGGAGAATCAGAGAAAATCTCTACACTCAAGTGAATCCTCAGAGAAACATCTTCCTTAGAGGAGTGTGTAAACATCGTTTCATCAAATAAGCAGTTTTGTGGGTTCAATCGAAATAATCAAGTGATGCACAACACATGAGCATTCAGTGTGTTGTGTGTTCTAGCAATTAAGGAGAGAACTTATTGTGGGATCCATCAATTGTGCAAGAGTTACAAATCTTCTTGTATCAATTTTATTAGTGTTCGTTTGATCTTAGATTAGGAATCGCCCAAGGTTTTCCTCttagtttttcaattaaatcactGTCTGCTGTGTCATGTACCTAATAACTAAGTGGAATATATTTTCAGGTAGTAGGAATGGGCAGATGAAAGGTCATTCTTCTAGAAGTAAGTTACGAGagttgcaatattttgaaaactgTAACTTTGGAAAGTGGAGCCCCTTTTGGCGCCAAATACTAGCCACAATCAGTATATAATTTGTGATTGCATTCAGTGTAAAGGCAAGgaagaaattaatcaaaaaagcTTCTGATTTccccctcaatctctcttctctctctctccaatttcCCTCCTATCTCTATGTCTCCCTTTCCCCTCTggaattcttctcatttccctctaatttcttaaccgtattctcaccaaataagtGAGAACTTCCTGTCAGATCCAAGAATCTGACATGCTGTCACTTTTTTTCCCtctatatttaaattatgatctCTGGTTGTTTCATATCAAAAGGCCATACTATTTCATCTGGTACCATTTTACAAAAATTCCCAATGTCTAAGTTCTAGTAAATAACTTTTGGATTTTCAGGCGTCTTAATGTCTATTTCTTAATGCTAACTACTACCCTCAAATGTACTTCATGACGCTAAACATGGAAAGGACTTATTCTAGAAGCTCTAAGTAGTTCCCTATATATGAACAGCATGAGCGAGAACTTCATAAGCTGGAAGATCCACAGATAACTACTTGAACATAAACTGACTCTGGTCAATAGTTACTGTAGAGTACCTGAGATGCTGCATTTTGGGATAATTTCAGTTCTACaactttgcttttgtttttagGTGTCCTGTTCACTGGATTCATGGAGGGAACTGAATCAGAATCGGATCCTGCTGTTTTCAGCTGCCGAACAGTTCGAGTTTTTGCAGGAGATGTCCTCTGAGGGAGCTCTGAAGAGCCAGTTctgttattaaaaataaggaACGTCAGTAGTTTAGAGAAGTATGCATCACAATTAAGGAAATCCAGGTGCAAGTTAAATGGAAGCTTTAAGGGctccaaaaaacaaaaaagacgACGTGCAAACATGGAACTTCATGCAACAGCGTCATCCCAAAGTATATGCATAATTCTGGAATGGACACtgctctcttctccctctcacTTTGCGAAATTCAGCCTTCAACTGATGCATAAATCTTGATGTAAAAAGGTCCCATCAATGTTCATATTGCTACTCAAACTAATACAAAACCAACTATTActcaactaaattaatttttttttaaaaaaaaatcatttccagTAGGTTAGAAACTACTTGAACAGTGTTTCCTAAAATCATTCTTGCCAGATCTTTAGGAAAATATCCAGATGATATCATGCTCAGGATGCCaattacaattgcataaaaataatgTCCAGGAACTGCAACAACCCAGAAAACTTAGCAATTTATCTAATTGGTCCTTCTTACTAAATTCTAGACAGAATAGTGATGAAGTATACAAATCCTAGATTAGGATTTCAAACTGCCTTTAGACTGACAATGGTGTTTATGCAGCATTTACGGTCGAGTCAGCTGATTCAAGCTCATCACAAGCATACTTTTAGTAAGTTTAAGAAGATTACAATTCCAGAAAAACAAGTCGAAGACAAACATACCTTGTTTTGGGTGTTTGCATATTCAATTTCCTCTTGGCTCCAAGCAGAAAAGGCACAGAAGCTGTTCTCTACAGTGCCCCACCTACCCCCGCAGCCTGCAACAGTTCAATGAAATCTTGGCTAAGAAAAAACAATATACATGTAGAACAGGCAAATAATTGGGTTTAAGAAGGACCTCCAgcctttaattatttttcactataGAAGCCAAACTAAACAACAAAACATACTGATCGCTTTGAAGCAACTCCAGAGAAACTACCTCCACTCCCACCAACCTGACCCTAAACAAGGAACAACAATAGAAAGCAAGCAGCAGTTAAAAGGAAACATGTACACATCATAATGCCAGACTCTTCTATACTTTCCGCTTTTGCTTGCGTTTCACTCCAGTACTTAACGATGTATTTCAAAATCATTAATAATCAACAGCGTAAAGAAATGAAAGGCAATAATTGCCCACTTGACATTAGACGTTTTAAGATTTGAGATTGTTATTGGTATTGGCAGTGATTGATTTCCCGCCTCCGGATGAATTAGACCCACACAGATGCCCCATTTaccaaaattaaaagttgatgATCAAATACAACTGACgtttttcaatttaatcaaaGCAATATGTTCTTCaaaacacacatacacacacacatatatatataatattcggATATCCACGAAATCTGACAAAGAAggacgtaaaaaaaaaaagaacgaaAGAAATATAACTTACTGAATGAACCGAAGCGAGGGAGAGAAAAACCGTGACAATTGAAATCGCGGATTAAATATGAAATCGTTGACAGCCTGACAAGCCTCGACGAATGATATTTGTCAGTCTTAACAAAAAAAGACACAGAATTACGTTCAGAAACAAGGTATTAGACTTTAGACAAGTAAGAAGGGTTTATCTGACATCCAAAACGAGTCCAATCCTCGTACACCAACGCACATTGTCAAAACCAGACCTGAACTTTCCTGGAAAACGTTATTCCTGAGAAACAAACACGGAATGCGAAATGCAGAAACGAAAAGGAACCGGAATAGTACATAATTGGGAACGAGTGCTCTGATTGCGATGCAAATCCCGCTTTCTTACCTGAAGATTATGCGAGCTGATAATTCTGGCTAAGAACGCGAATTTtagagatgaagaagattcaTTCGCCTCTGTTT
This window harbors:
- the LOC127790032 gene encoding uncharacterized protein LOC127790032 isoform X1, which produces MDATGSTDLEPRELTFVDFPADAVDTHSTGGQNNNINSGLPEAFCAEKAMDTADASGLVEQLSQSSEPSEPGRTRNTGKCNLRKSLAWDAAFFTSAGVLDPDELSNMIKVDGKGERHLLSGIAEDISRSTDSFSTLESDSLTLENAEADLFEDIRASIQKSSKASNMTSSSKAANHSSPFFKEGAASENMVKSKHGPKKHTIGMQGPGKLMKRSSGCTQPVAKIGGLTPSLPKPPNAIGRPNPILPAAPKKAYLSSKDVKMGNEKAKCASVVTAQDKMIPVSKTPGDAGSGRTVPKLAGSLKSPSMRSSAVTRKDPPRSSSSSSSFHSQSSSDVVGVSPVKSNRRRIGSRTVNQASSSLALKTPSKVALKQKGQADLPAKLMSPKLSSNISPASSISEWSLESSSSTSAVSRRSDISRASFSASSPRRSLNVNASSGLDNRNQSVNQISDMHEHKAARLSSENLKTFPRQAGASTSVKPTGLRMPSPKIGFFDGVKSVVRTPYGTMQPSSGIPAGPKTGVRNSSPSGGSNKAKPAKLQPKRTVGAIGNTRPDVQKPALTVPSKKPSKASTKVSNVSGDAKKCISIPHEVQNGTEGENQVNVDQKGTEGYDRDKDVPEIGQDAGKTGSLGVLKGEIDLEEQGNANSKDTEISPVECIMPSEEADEATISSIQHLNKSWDSPYRSNEKQNGHREKHVDGLSTDAVVITSEQEPQKDLVCNSIAQTKLAGPDFSAPEPSCSEELHVSASILMIPSLVGSSETKVASTRTPFLVKNSLCNSEEDVSRRLSNGAIDKKASIPPSESAQIENI